A genome region from Arachis duranensis cultivar V14167 chromosome 8, aradu.V14167.gnm2.J7QH, whole genome shotgun sequence includes the following:
- the LOC127741141 gene encoding protein DETOXIFICATION 40-like, with protein MGSVNKESHEPLLAPLHHHRSFTEAGAGDGELERILSDTSQPLLKRLVPATWIELKLLFFLAAPAVVVYLINYLMSMSTQIFSGHLGTLELAAASLGNTGIQIFAYGLMLGMGSAVETLCGQAFGAQRFEMLGVYLQRSTVLLSLAGVVLTVIYVFSEPILVFLGESPRIASAAALFVYGLIPQIFAYAVNFPIQKFLQAQSIVAPSAYISAATLVLHLIVSWVVVYKVGLGLLGASLVLSLSWWIIVIAQFVYIVKSERCKDTWRGFSTQAFSGLPQFFKLSAASAVMLCLETWYFQILVLLAGLLPHPELALDSLSICTTISGWVFMISVGFNAAASVRVSNELGASNPRSASFSVVVVTIISFIISVIAGLVILALRDVISYAFTEGEEVAAAVSDLCPLLSFAIVLNGIQPVLSGVAVGCGWQTFVAYVNVGCYYGVGIPLGALLGFYFNFGAKGIWLGMLGGTAMQTIILVWVTFRTNWHKEVEEAAKRLSKWEVEKNKPILD; from the exons AGCTGGTGCCGGAGATGGAGAACTTGAAAGGATACTCTCCGACACCTCCCAGCCACTCCTCAAGCGCCTTGTACCCGCCACGTGGATCGAGCTCAAGCTCCTGTTCTTCTTGGCAGCTCCGGCCGTCGTCGTCTACCTCATCAACTACCTGATGTCTATGTCCACGCAAATCTTCTCCGGCCACCTCGGCACCCTGGAGCTGGCTGCCGCTTCCCTTGGCAACACCGGCATCCAAATCTTCGCTTATGGCCTCATG TTGGGAATGGGGAGTGCTGTTGAGACGCTATGCGGGCAAGCATTCGGTGCTCAGAGATTCGAGATGCTTGGGGTGTACCTTCAAAGATCAACGGTGCTGCTTTCACTAGCAGGCGTGGTGTTAACGGTGATCTACGTGTTCAGCGAACCAATCCTGGTGTTCCTGGGAGAATCACCAAGAATCGCATCAGCGGCAGCGCTCTTCGTGTACGGACTAATCCCTCAAATCTTCGCGTACGCGGTGAACTTCCCGATTCAGAAGTTCCTTCAGGCGCAGAGCATCGTGGCGCCGAGCGCCTACATCTCGGCGGCGACGCTGGTTCTGCACCTGATAGTGAGCTGGGTGGTGGTGTACAAGGTGGGGCTGGGGCTTCTTGGAGCGTCGTTGGTTCTGAGCTTGTCGTGGTGGATAATTGTGATAGCGCAGTTTGTGTACATTGTGAAGAGTGAGAGGTGCAAGGACACGTGGCGGGGTTTCAGTACGCAAGCGTTCTCCGGGCTGCCGCAGTTCTTTAAGCTTTCGGCGGCTTCGGCGGTGATGCTCTGCCTTGAGACTTGGTATTTCCAGATCCTCGTCTTGCTTGCTGGCTTGCTCCCTCACCCTGAGCTCGCCCTCGATTCTCTCTCCATCTG TACCACAATATCCGGGTGGGTGTTCATGATATCTGTTGGATTCAACGCAGCTGCCAG CGTGAGGGTGAGCAATGAACTGGGAGCATCAAATCCAAGATCAGCATCATTCTCAGTGGTGGTTGTGACAATAATTTCATTCATAATATCAGTGATTGCGGGACTTGTGATACTTGCACTGAGGGATGTGATTAGCTATGCCTTCACTGAAGGGGAAGAGGTGGCTGCTGCTGTATCTGATCTTTGCCCTCTCCTCTCATTTGCCATTGTCTTGAATGGCATTCAGCCCGTACTCTCAGGGGTGGCTGTTGGATGTGGATGGCAAACATTTGTAGCATATGTCAATGTTGGTTGCTACTATGGAGTTGGTATCCCATTGGGTGCCCTTCTCGGCTTCTATTTCAATTTTGGTGCTAAGGGAATATGGCTGGGAATGTTAGGTGGAACCGCAATGCAAacaattattttggtgtgggtCACATTTCGAACCAATTGGCATAAAGAG GTAGAAGAAGCAGCTAAGAGGTTGAGCAAATGGGAGGTGGAGAAGAATAAGCCAATTCTTGACTGA
- the LOC107462046 gene encoding glutamate receptor 3.7, which translates to MKSFVVSHLVIWTIFCGGIFCSRPASVNIGAVFTFDSVIGRAAKVAMKMAVDDVNADPRVLNGTHLNLIMKDAACSVFLGAIGAFQALEEGIVAMVGPQSSSIAHMVSQIADALHVPLVSYGATDPTLSSLQFPYFFRTIQSDLEQMIAVADLIEFNEWKEVIAVYLDDDYGRNGMSALRDELENRRLKIAHKLPLSIQFDPNEITTLLNQSKLFGPRVYVVHINLDPKLRFFNIANKLKMMTKDYVWLVTDWLFATLDSFSTVNQTSLSVLQGVVGFRQHIPDSRKKRGFVSKWRNAHKGMPNGSLNAYGYYAYDTIWAVARSIDRFIRLHNNITFVVNHENKPSHTQGNDLQLDKLKILASGSDLGSILLQSNFTGVSGRVQFNANRNIISGGYDVININQSAMTTVGYWSNCSGFSVIPAENLKTKKCKRLTQDHKLGNITWPGGGTERPRGWVIADNGRPLRIGVPRRASFVEFVTVKDHQILGYCIDVFNKTLEFIPYDVPYRFIPVGNGKSNPSYDELVKNVADSVYDAVVGDIAIVTNRTQYVDFSQPYATTGLVIVAPVDNARSNAWVFLQPFTADMWCATAASFVMIGVVIWILEHRVNDDFRGPPKRQLVTAFMFSLSTLFKTNQERTISSLSKMVMIVWLFLLMVITASYTASLTSILTVEQLSSPITGIDSLIASNWPIGYQVGSFAYSYLTDSLYISKSRLVQLGSPEEYAKALKKGPSNGGVAAIIDELPYVELFLSKETGFGIIGQPFTKSSWGFAFQKESPLALDMSTAILKLAESGELQKIHDKWLCKMGCSEKTTSNSKPDQLHLISFWGLYLSCGVVTLASLLVFLLRAIRQYARFKRREKDIAVASSSEPSKTSSHCSQVLLNFFNFIDEKEEAIKKMFTQCDNPEPQVR; encoded by the exons ATGAAGTCGTTTGTTGTTTCCCACCTTGTGATTTGGACCATCTtttgtggtggtattttctgcaGTAGGCCTGCAAGTGTGAACATTGGTGCAGTCTTCACCTTCGATTCGGTCATAGGTAGAGCTGCAAAGGTGGCCATGAAAATGGCCGTTGATGATGTCAATGCTGACCCTAGAGTCCTCAATGGCACCCACCTCAACTTGATAATGAAGGATGCTGCCTGCAGTGTCTTTCTGGGAGCTATTGGAG CTTTTCAGGCACTCGAGGAAGGGATCGTAGCAATGGTTGGTCCACAGTCGTCTTCTATAGCTCATATGGTATCTCAAATTGCTGATGCTCTCCATGTGCCTCTTGTCTCATATGGTGCCACTGATCCTACCCTGTCCTCCCTTCAGTTCCCTTACTTTTTTCGTACTATACAAAGCGACTTGGAGCAGATGATTGCGGTAGCTGATCTAATTGAATTCAATGAATGGAAGGAGGTCATTGCTGTATACTTGGATGATGATTATGGAAGAAATGGAATGTCGGCTTTGAGGGATGAACTTGAAAATAGGAGATTGAAAATTGCTCATAAGCTACCTTTGAGTATTCAGTTTGATCCAAATGAAATCACCACTTTGCTGAACCAATCCAAATTGTTTGGTCCTCGTGTGTATGTTGTTCATATCAACCTGGATCCAAAACTGAGATTTTTCAACATTGCCAACAAACTTAAAATGATGACCAAAGACTATGTTTGGCTAGTCACTGATTGGCTCTTTGCTACCTTAGATTCTTTCTCCACAGTGAATCAGACCTCTCTCAGTGTTCTCCAAGGGGTTGTTGGTTTTCGTCAGCATATTCCAGATTCCCGAAAGAAGAGAGGTTTCGTTTCAAAATGGAGAAATGCACATAAAGGTATGCCAAATGGTAGTTTGAATGCCTATGGATACTATGCTTATGATACAATATGGGCAGTTGCGCGATCAATTGACAGATTCATTAGATTGCATAATAATATTACCTTTGTAGTTAATCATGAGAATAAGCCATCTCACACACAAGGAAATGATCTTCAGCTTGACAAGCTCAAAATCCTTGCTAGTGGATCTGATCTGGGCAGTATATTATTACAGTCAAATTTTACTGGTGTGAGTGGTCGAGTTCAGTTTAATGCAAACAGGAATATCATAAGTGGTGGTTATGATGTTATAAATATCAATCAGAGTGCAATGACTACGGTTGGTtattggtctaattgctcaggATTTTCGGTCATCCCCGCTGAAAATCTTAAGACTAAGAAATGTAAAAGGTTaactcaagatcataagcttggCAATATTACTTGGCCTGGTGGAGGGACAGAAAGACCGCGCGGCTGGGTGATTGCTGATAATGGAAGACCACTGAGAATTGGAGTACCACGTAGAGCAAGTTTTGTTGAATTTGTGACTGTGAAGGATCATCAAATTCTAGGGTACTGCATTGATGTCTTCAACAAGACCCTGGAATTTATTCCATATGATGTTCCTTACCGTTTCATCCCTGTTGGGAATGGTAAATCAAATCCAAGCTATGATGAACTCGTGAAAAATGTTGCTGACAGT GTATATGATGCAGTTGTCGGCGACATTGCAATTGTGACGAACCGTACACAATATGTGGATTTTTCTCAGCCTTATGCAACAACTGGCCTTGTTATAGTGGCTCCTGTCGACAATGCAAGATCAAATGCTTGGGTGTTTCTCCAACCATTCACAGCAGATATGTGGTGTGCTACGGCTGCTTCATTCGTGATGATTGGAGTGGTTATATGGATTCTTGAGCACCGAGTCAATGATGACTTCCGTGGTCCTCCTAAGAGACAACTGGTGACAGCGTTTAT GTTCAGCCTCTCAACACTGTTTAAGACAAACC AGGAACGGACGATAAGCTCGCTATCCAAAATGGTGATGATAGTCTGGCTTTTCCTATTGATGGTGATCACTGCTAGCTATACAGCAAGCTTGACTTCAATTCTTACAGTGGAGCAGCTCTCATCGCCCATCACAGGAATCGATAGCTTGATTGCGAGCAATTGGCCCATTGGATACCAAGTAGGATCTTTCGCTTACAGCTATCTTACGGATAGTCtttatatatcaaaatcaagacTTGTTCAACTAGGCTCTCCCGAGGAATATGCTAAAGCTCTGAAGAAGGGGCCGTCTAATGGAGGCGTGGCGGCTATCATCGATGAGCTTCCTTACGTGGAGTTATTTCTGTCAAAGGAAACTGGGTTCGGTATCATTGGACAGCCATTTACCAAAAGCAGTTGGGGATTT GCTTTCCAAAAAGAGTCTCCTCTCGCCCTCGACATGTCCACGGCTATTCTAAAACTCGCCGAGAGCGGAGAGCTCCAGAAGATACATGACAAGTGGCTCTGCAAGATGGGTTGCTCTGAAAAAACAACAAGCAACTCCAAGCCTGACCAACTTCACTTGATTAGTTTTTGGGGTCTGTATCTGTCATGTGGTGTTGTCACACTCGCCTCGCTTTTGGTGTTTCTTCTGCGAGCGATTCGCCAATACGCTCGCTTCAAACGACGGGAAAAGGACATTGCTGTCGCCTCATCGTCGGAACCATCAAAGACCAGCAGCCATTGTTCCCAGGTTCTCCTTAACTTCTTCAACTTcattgatgaaaaagaagaggccATAAAGAAAATGTTCACTCAATGTGACAATCCTGAACCTCAAGTCAGATAA
- the LOC107462047 gene encoding glutamate receptor 3.4 isoform X1 — MEVHLLTRHGSMVMVLFLLVFCSWIPIEVVGRTGATIGNATVSSSSPRVLKIGVLFTLNSVIGRSAKAGVLAAIDDVNANKSILRSTKLEIMLHDTNCSGFLGTVEALQLMENEVVAAIGPQSSGIAHVISHVANELHVPLLSFATDPALVSLQYPYFIRTTPDDYFQMYAIADLVDHYRWREVIAIFVDDDNGRNGISVLGDALAKKRAKISYKAAFPPGAPMSNISDLLNQVNLMESRVYVLHVNPDSGLSIFALAKKIGMMTSGYVWIATDWLPSVLDSMEQVNTDTLNILQGVVALRHHTPDTDLKKSFISNLKSRKNNETAGFNSYAFYAYDSVWLAARALDTFLNEGGNISFSSDPKLQDTNSSMLHFSALRVFDGGDKFLQTILKTNFTGVSGPVQFGMDKNLIHPAYDIMNIGGFGTRRIGYWSNYSGLSVIAPEILYLKPPNASASNQHLYSVIWPGETTVTPRGWVFPNNGKPLRIAVPNRVSYLEFVGKDKNPPGVKGYCIDVFEAAIKLLPYPVPTEYILYGHGDRNPSYDDLAYQVAQNNFDAVVGDITIVTNRTRIVDFTQPYMESGLVVVVPVKEIKSSPWSFLKPFTTKMWLVTGAFFLFVGAVVWILEHRHNEEFRGPPRKQIITVCWFSFSTMFFSHRENTVSALGRLVLLIWLWVVLIINSSYTASLTSILTVQQLSSQIEGIDSLISGTQPIGIQEGSFAKKYLTDELNIAPSRIVTLKNMEAYVDALERGPRNGGVVAIVDELPYIQLFMSNTNCKFRTVGQEFTKSGWGFAFQRDSPLAVDLSTAILQLSENGELQKIHDKWLLKRDCTAQLNVEDSNKLSLSSFWGLFLICGIACFLSLVVFFVRVFCQYTRFSPEPEQVDVEIQPRPPRRNLKSTSFKDLMEFVDTKEKEIKERLRKSKRRRSQSLDEQSSSSPS; from the exons ATGGAGGTGCACTTGCTTACAAGGCATGGCAGCATGGTGATGGTGTTGTTCCTCTTGGTTTTCTGCTCCTGGATTCCAATAGAAGTGGTGGGGAGGACAGGAGCTACCATTGGAAATGCTACCGTTTCTTCTTCGAGTCCAAGAGTTTTGAAAATTGGGGTGCTGTTTACTTTGAATTCTGTCATTGGAAGATCAGCTAAAGCTGGTGTATTGGCTGCTATTGATGATGTTAATGCTAACAAAAGCATCCTTCGTTCGACTAAACTTGAAATTATGTTGCATGATACAAATTGCAGCGGGTTTCTTGGAACCGTGGAAG CTCTGCAGTTGATGGAGAATGAAGTGGTTGCTGCAATTGGTCCACAATCATCTGGAATAGCTCATGTCATCTCTCATGTGGCTAATGAACTCCATGTGCCTCTTCTTTCATTCGCGACAGACCCTGCTTTAGTGTCACTCCAGTATCCATATTTCATCCGCACCACGCCAGATGACTATTTCCAGATGTATGCAATTGCAGACTTGGTTGATCACTATAGGTGGAGGGAGGTAATAGCTATCTTTGTAGATGATGACAATGGAAGAAATGGAATTTCAGTGTTGGGCGATGCGCTTGCTAAGAAACGTGCCAAGATATCTTACAAGGCCGCATTCCCTCCTGGAGCCCCCATGAGTAATATCAGTGACTTGTTGAATCAGGTGAACCTGATGGAATCACGTGTTTATGTGCTGCATGTTAATCCTGATTCTGGCTTGTCAATTTTTGCACTTGCCAAGAAGATTGGGATGATGACTAGTGGCTATGTGTGGATTGCAACAGATTGGCTTCCTTCTGTGCTGGATTCTATGGAGCAGGTTAACACTGACACCCTTAATATACTACAAGGAGTTGTTGCTCTGCGGCATCACACGCCTGACACTGATCTTAAGAAGAGTTTCATCTCAAATCTGAAGAGCAGAAAGAACAATGAGACTGCAGGCTTCAATTCTTATGCATTCTATGCATATGATTCTGTTTGGTTAGCAGCGCGTGCTCTGGATACTTTTCTCAATGAAGGTGGAAACATATCTTTCTCCTCGGATCCTAAGTTGCAAGACACAAATTCAAGTATGTTGCATTTTTCAGCACTCCGTGTGTTTGATGGCGGCGATAAGTTTCTTCAGACAATTCTGAAAACAAACTTCACTGGTGTGAGTGGCCCAGTTCAGTTTGGTATGGATAAGAATTTGATTCATCCAGCTTATGATATCATGAATATCGGCGGGTTTGGAACTCGTAGGATTGGTTATTGGTCTAATTATTCTGGTCTCTCAGTTATAGCTCCTGAAATTTTGTATCTGAAACCACCTAACGCTTCGGCAAGCAACCAACACCTATATAGTGTTATATGGCCTGGAGAAACAACAGTTACACCAAGGGGATGGGTATTCCCAAACAATGGGAAACCATTGAGAATCGCAGTGCCTAATCGAGTAAGCTATTTGGAGTTTGTTGGTAAGGACAAGAACCCTCCTGGGGTAAAAGGCTATTGCATTGATGTCTTTGAAGCAGCCATAAAGTTGTTGCCTTATCCTGTTCCAAcagaatatatattatatggtCATGGTGATAGAAATCCCAGCTATGATGACCTTGCATATCAGGTTGCACAAAAT aactttgatgcagttgttgGAGATATTACAATTGTCACCAACAGGACAAGGATTGTGGATTTTACTCAGCCTTACATGGAATCAGGGCTGGTGGTTGTTGTTCCTGTTAAGGAAATCAAGTCAAGCCCTTGGTCCTTTCTAAAGCCATTCACCACTAAAATGTGGTTAGTTACTGGTGCATTCTTTCTCTTCGTGGGAGCCGTCGTGTGGATTCTTGAGCACCGGCACAATGAAGAATTCCGCGGTCCTCCAAGGAAACAAATTATAACAGTGTGTTG GTTTAGTTTCTCAACAATGTTTTTCTCACACA GAGAGAACACTGTGAGTGCACTCGGTCGATTGGTTCTACTCATATGGCTTTGGGTGGTTTTAATCATCAATTCAAGCTACACAGCTAGCTTAACATCCATCCTCACAGTGCAGCAACTTTCATCACAGATTGAAGGAATTGACAGCTTGATCTCAGGTACTCAACCAATTGGAATCCAAGAAGGATCTTTTGCGAAAAAGTATCTGACAGATGAACTCAACATAGCACCATCTAGGATAGTTACACTGAAAAATATGGAGGCATATGTTGATGCTCTTGAACGCGGACCAAGGAATGGAGGGGTTGTGGCCATTGTTGATGAGCTTCCTTATATTCAGCTCTTCATGTCCAATACCAACTGTAAGTTCAGAACAGTTGGACAGGAGTTCACTAAAAGTGGTTGGGGATTT GCATTCCAAAGGGATTCACCGCTTGCTGTTGATTTGTCAACTGCCATCCTTCAACTTTCGGAGAACGGGGAACTGCAAAAGATCCATGACAAATGGCTTTTGAAGCGAGACTGCACTGCGCAACTCAATGTTGAAGACTCAAATAAACTGTCTCTGAGTAGCTTCTGGGGCCTCTTTCTCATATGTGGcattgcatgcttcctttctttGGTTGTATTCTTTGTTAGAGTGTTCTGTCAATACACCAGATTTAGCCCTGAGCCTGAACAAGTTGATGTGGAAATTCAACCAAGGCCTCCTAGAAGGAACCTCAAAAGTACTAGTTTCAAGGACTTGATGGAATTTGTGGataccaaagaaaaagaaatcaaagagaGACTTAGGAAAAGTAAAAGGAGAAGAAGCCAGAGTCTAGATGAGCAATCTAGTTCATCACCCTCCTAA
- the LOC107462047 gene encoding glutamate receptor 3.4 isoform X2, producing MMLMLTKASFVRLNLKLCCMIQIAAGFLEPWKLMENEVVAAIGPQSSGIAHVISHVANELHVPLLSFATDPALVSLQYPYFIRTTPDDYFQMYAIADLVDHYRWREVIAIFVDDDNGRNGISVLGDALAKKRAKISYKAAFPPGAPMSNISDLLNQVNLMESRVYVLHVNPDSGLSIFALAKKIGMMTSGYVWIATDWLPSVLDSMEQVNTDTLNILQGVVALRHHTPDTDLKKSFISNLKSRKNNETAGFNSYAFYAYDSVWLAARALDTFLNEGGNISFSSDPKLQDTNSSMLHFSALRVFDGGDKFLQTILKTNFTGVSGPVQFGMDKNLIHPAYDIMNIGGFGTRRIGYWSNYSGLSVIAPEILYLKPPNASASNQHLYSVIWPGETTVTPRGWVFPNNGKPLRIAVPNRVSYLEFVGKDKNPPGVKGYCIDVFEAAIKLLPYPVPTEYILYGHGDRNPSYDDLAYQVAQNNFDAVVGDITIVTNRTRIVDFTQPYMESGLVVVVPVKEIKSSPWSFLKPFTTKMWLVTGAFFLFVGAVVWILEHRHNEEFRGPPRKQIITVCWFSFSTMFFSHRENTVSALGRLVLLIWLWVVLIINSSYTASLTSILTVQQLSSQIEGIDSLISGTQPIGIQEGSFAKKYLTDELNIAPSRIVTLKNMEAYVDALERGPRNGGVVAIVDELPYIQLFMSNTNCKFRTVGQEFTKSGWGFAFQRDSPLAVDLSTAILQLSENGELQKIHDKWLLKRDCTAQLNVEDSNKLSLSSFWGLFLICGIACFLSLVVFFVRVFCQYTRFSPEPEQVDVEIQPRPPRRNLKSTSFKDLMEFVDTKEKEIKERLRKSKRRRSQSLDEQSSSSPS from the exons ATGATGTTAATGCTAACAAAAGCATCCTTCGTTCGACTAAACTTGAAATTATGTTGCATGATACAAATTGCAGCGGGTTTCTTGGAACCGTGGAAG TTGATGGAGAATGAAGTGGTTGCTGCAATTGGTCCACAATCATCTGGAATAGCTCATGTCATCTCTCATGTGGCTAATGAACTCCATGTGCCTCTTCTTTCATTCGCGACAGACCCTGCTTTAGTGTCACTCCAGTATCCATATTTCATCCGCACCACGCCAGATGACTATTTCCAGATGTATGCAATTGCAGACTTGGTTGATCACTATAGGTGGAGGGAGGTAATAGCTATCTTTGTAGATGATGACAATGGAAGAAATGGAATTTCAGTGTTGGGCGATGCGCTTGCTAAGAAACGTGCCAAGATATCTTACAAGGCCGCATTCCCTCCTGGAGCCCCCATGAGTAATATCAGTGACTTGTTGAATCAGGTGAACCTGATGGAATCACGTGTTTATGTGCTGCATGTTAATCCTGATTCTGGCTTGTCAATTTTTGCACTTGCCAAGAAGATTGGGATGATGACTAGTGGCTATGTGTGGATTGCAACAGATTGGCTTCCTTCTGTGCTGGATTCTATGGAGCAGGTTAACACTGACACCCTTAATATACTACAAGGAGTTGTTGCTCTGCGGCATCACACGCCTGACACTGATCTTAAGAAGAGTTTCATCTCAAATCTGAAGAGCAGAAAGAACAATGAGACTGCAGGCTTCAATTCTTATGCATTCTATGCATATGATTCTGTTTGGTTAGCAGCGCGTGCTCTGGATACTTTTCTCAATGAAGGTGGAAACATATCTTTCTCCTCGGATCCTAAGTTGCAAGACACAAATTCAAGTATGTTGCATTTTTCAGCACTCCGTGTGTTTGATGGCGGCGATAAGTTTCTTCAGACAATTCTGAAAACAAACTTCACTGGTGTGAGTGGCCCAGTTCAGTTTGGTATGGATAAGAATTTGATTCATCCAGCTTATGATATCATGAATATCGGCGGGTTTGGAACTCGTAGGATTGGTTATTGGTCTAATTATTCTGGTCTCTCAGTTATAGCTCCTGAAATTTTGTATCTGAAACCACCTAACGCTTCGGCAAGCAACCAACACCTATATAGTGTTATATGGCCTGGAGAAACAACAGTTACACCAAGGGGATGGGTATTCCCAAACAATGGGAAACCATTGAGAATCGCAGTGCCTAATCGAGTAAGCTATTTGGAGTTTGTTGGTAAGGACAAGAACCCTCCTGGGGTAAAAGGCTATTGCATTGATGTCTTTGAAGCAGCCATAAAGTTGTTGCCTTATCCTGTTCCAAcagaatatatattatatggtCATGGTGATAGAAATCCCAGCTATGATGACCTTGCATATCAGGTTGCACAAAAT aactttgatgcagttgttgGAGATATTACAATTGTCACCAACAGGACAAGGATTGTGGATTTTACTCAGCCTTACATGGAATCAGGGCTGGTGGTTGTTGTTCCTGTTAAGGAAATCAAGTCAAGCCCTTGGTCCTTTCTAAAGCCATTCACCACTAAAATGTGGTTAGTTACTGGTGCATTCTTTCTCTTCGTGGGAGCCGTCGTGTGGATTCTTGAGCACCGGCACAATGAAGAATTCCGCGGTCCTCCAAGGAAACAAATTATAACAGTGTGTTG GTTTAGTTTCTCAACAATGTTTTTCTCACACA GAGAGAACACTGTGAGTGCACTCGGTCGATTGGTTCTACTCATATGGCTTTGGGTGGTTTTAATCATCAATTCAAGCTACACAGCTAGCTTAACATCCATCCTCACAGTGCAGCAACTTTCATCACAGATTGAAGGAATTGACAGCTTGATCTCAGGTACTCAACCAATTGGAATCCAAGAAGGATCTTTTGCGAAAAAGTATCTGACAGATGAACTCAACATAGCACCATCTAGGATAGTTACACTGAAAAATATGGAGGCATATGTTGATGCTCTTGAACGCGGACCAAGGAATGGAGGGGTTGTGGCCATTGTTGATGAGCTTCCTTATATTCAGCTCTTCATGTCCAATACCAACTGTAAGTTCAGAACAGTTGGACAGGAGTTCACTAAAAGTGGTTGGGGATTT GCATTCCAAAGGGATTCACCGCTTGCTGTTGATTTGTCAACTGCCATCCTTCAACTTTCGGAGAACGGGGAACTGCAAAAGATCCATGACAAATGGCTTTTGAAGCGAGACTGCACTGCGCAACTCAATGTTGAAGACTCAAATAAACTGTCTCTGAGTAGCTTCTGGGGCCTCTTTCTCATATGTGGcattgcatgcttcctttctttGGTTGTATTCTTTGTTAGAGTGTTCTGTCAATACACCAGATTTAGCCCTGAGCCTGAACAAGTTGATGTGGAAATTCAACCAAGGCCTCCTAGAAGGAACCTCAAAAGTACTAGTTTCAAGGACTTGATGGAATTTGTGGataccaaagaaaaagaaatcaaagagaGACTTAGGAAAAGTAAAAGGAGAAGAAGCCAGAGTCTAGATGAGCAATCTAGTTCATCACCCTCCTAA